In Mycobacterium sp. Aquia_213, the sequence GCCCGGACCTGACGTTCCAGTTGCTGTGGTATCCGGTCGCCACGGCGGACCTGTCGCTGCCCTCGCACACCGAGAACGCCGTCGCACCAGTGCTGGACCGTGAAGTCATCGAGGCGTTCCTGGCCTGGTATCTGCCCGACGTCGACATCGACGGCGATCCCACGGTGTTGCCCGTCACGCTGGCCCCGGCCAATGCCGCCGACCTGTCGGGTTTGCCGCCCGCCTACATCGGGACGGCCGAACACGATCCGCTGCGTGACGACGGGGCGCGGTACGCGGAGCTGCTCAACGCCGCGGGTGTGCCTGTCGAATTGAGCAACGAGCCCACCATGGTGCACGGCTACGCCAGCTTCGCCATGGTGATCCCGGCCGCCGCGGAGGCGACCGAACGCGGGCTTCGGGCACTGCGGAAGGCGTTGCACCCCTAAGCTCCAGCCATGAGCAAGGAGTTTTCGCGTCTCGACGAGTCGCTGCGCGAATTCATCGACGGCCAGGCCATGTTCTTCGTCGCCACCGCCCCCTCCGAAGGCGGCCGAATCAACCTCTCCCCCAAGGGGTATCGCGATACCTTTGCGGTGCTCGACGATCACACCGTCGCCTATCTCGACCTGTTCGGCAGCGGTGTGGAAACCATCGCACACCTGCGTGACAACGGGCGGATCACGCTGATGTTCTGTTCGTTCGCCCGCAACTCGCGCATCCTGCGGTTGTACGGGACCGGACGCCCGGTCCGGCCCGACGACGCCGAATTCCCAGCCCTGCTAACCCATTTCGGCGATCAGCATGCCGGCGTGCGGGCCGCCATCGTCATCGACGTCGAGCGGATCGCCGACGCCTGCGGATTCGCGGTGCCGTACTACGAACTCGTCGACGAACGGCCGGTGCTCGACACGTATCACGCGAAGGCGTCCAACGAAACCCGCGTGCACGGCATCGAACGCAACCAGCGCAGCATCGACGGGCTGCCCGGGTTGGAACCCGACCATCCGCTGCTCGGCTAGATCGCGCGCTTGAGGTCGTCGACCTTGTTCAGCTGCTCCCACGGCAGCTCGATGTCGGTGCGGCCGAAGTGGCCGTACGCCGCGGTCGGCGCGTAGATCGGACGCAACAGGTCCAGGTCGCGGACGATCGCTCCGGGCCGCAGGTCGAACACCTCGGGCACGATCTTCTCGATCTTGACCGGGTCGACGGTCGCGGTGCCGAACGTCTCGATGAACAGCCCGACCGGGGCGGCCTTGCCGATCGCGTAGGCCACCTGCACCTCGACCCGTTCCGCCAGCCCGGCAGCAACGATGTTCTTGGCCACCCAGCGCATCGCGTACGCCGCCGACCGGTCCACCTTGGACGGGTCCTTGCCGGAGAACGCGCCGCCGCCGTGGCGGGCCCAGCCGCCGTAGGTGTCGACGATGATCTTGCGGCCGGTCAGGCCCGCGTCACCCATCGGGCCGCCGACGACGAACTTGCCGGTCGGGTTGATCAGCACCCGGGTCGACGACGAGTCCAGCGTCTCGTGGGCGAGGTCTGCCAGCACGGTCTTGATCACGTGCTCGCGCAGGTCGGGGTCCAGCGTCT encodes:
- a CDS encoding pyridoxamine 5'-phosphate oxidase family protein codes for the protein MSKEFSRLDESLREFIDGQAMFFVATAPSEGGRINLSPKGYRDTFAVLDDHTVAYLDLFGSGVETIAHLRDNGRITLMFCSFARNSRILRLYGTGRPVRPDDAEFPALLTHFGDQHAGVRAAIVIDVERIADACGFAVPYYELVDERPVLDTYHAKASNETRVHGIERNQRSIDGLPGLEPDHPLLG